The Triticum urartu cultivar G1812 chromosome 5, Tu2.1, whole genome shotgun sequence genome contains the following window.
TCGGTATCAAGTACTGAAGTCCTTTCTTTTTAATGAAACGAGCACTAGTCGTGTGTGTATAAAGTACTATAGCCGGGCCAAGGTTATGATACACGCGCATTGATATCAACTTCTTCAACTCGATTCACATGAGAGCTATTCATCTATGAGTAATGAACTATATATTGGAGCCTTGTAACATTAATGGATCACACGAGCACTAGTCATCGTGCATTTCCTTAATCACACACTAAAGTCCTTCATCCCGAATTGCATGAGCACCAGTGATCGGTTACTAAAGTACATTTTTCGGGCCTAAAACCGGGCCGGAGTTAAAATATATGTGCATTGCCATCAATTGCCAAAGTCCTTCGTTTTGGTTAAAGCAAGCACCGGGCGTGGGCGTGTAAAGTACTATAGCCGGCAGAAACCGAGATACATGTGCATTGATATCATTTGCTAAAGTCTTTTGTTTTGAATAACACGAACATCGCGCATGTGTGTGTTTCCTTGGATCGCATGATAAAGTTCTTCACCTCGAATCACATGAGCACTAGTCATCGGTGGGTAAAGTACTATTGCCGAGAGCTTAGTAAAAGTATCGTGCATTTATTGAATCACACGCTGAGTGACCGGTTACTAAAGTATTATTTTATGGCCTTGTAACATTAACGGGGCGGGAAACAAAATATGCCGCAACACCGACTAAAGCATGCATTTCATTAAAATCTCATTAGTACTAGCCACATTACCGCCACGACTATGCTTTCGTGACACCGACATCGGCTGCTAAAGTCCTTCACTCAGAATGACATGAGCACCGGTCACGCGGGTGTAAAGTACTATACCCGGCCCGAAGCTATCATACATGTGCATTGATATCGTTTGATAAAGTCCTTCACTTCGATTAAAACGAGCACCGGTCATGCGTGTGTAAACGAGCACCGACTATGCTTATATTTCATCGATATCAACTATTAAAGTCCTATATTCAGACATGACATGAGCACCAGTCACAGGGGCGGAGACAGGACCCAGGTCCTCAGGGCCTGGGCCCGGTGCGTGTGGCCCAACTCCTTTGATTACTATAGTGATTACCTGAGACCTTGCTCCGCCCCTGCCGGTCATGCGGGTGTACGGTACTATGAATGGCCCGAAGTTATCATACATGCATTTCCTCGTTGACCGGTTTTGATCCAGTTGATCGTTTTTTGACCCGCTGACTGGGTGAACCGTAAACtgatttttttaaaagaaatCAACAAATAACTTTGACTTTTTTACCGGATGAACATTTAACTAAAAAAACTAAAGTTTTACAAAAAAACAAATCCGATGTGAACAGTGCATGAACGGTTAACTGTTTCATTGACCACacatttgtcttttttgctgcGAACTATTCGGATGTCCGAACAAGCTGAAAAATGACACGGACATCACACACAAAATTCTACATCATCCGTGCGTTCGGAATTTTTTTTCATTCTTTTATcattttgaatttactgttcacctGATAAAACACGAAATTATGTTATTAATTTATAATTATCTCAGCCTTCCAATATGCACTTCTCTCTAAATCAAACCATAGTGAGGTTATCCCAAAATGCCCAAAAAAATGACCCGGCCTTCACTGTCATATAGTTTGTTTACTCTTTTGGCCAGATTGTTGTAGTTTGTTTAGCACAACATTTGCAGAAGAGCAAATCATCATACGTATGGCCTGTGTGCTGTCCCACATCCAACGCAAGGGCAAAAACTAGTGCCAACATTCATATATCCTCCCCACCCCTCACCCCCTCCCGAACGAGATGCCACAGCCACAAAatcccctcctcctcctcaccaaACCTAACCTTATCCGTGGTGGGCATCTTCGCAGCTTGTGGTCTCCCAGATGGCATCCTCTTCCTCGTCAACTGGAGCACGCTCGTCCTCCCATGGTGGACCTCCTGGCTATTCTCCCAACCCTTCCCCGATTCCTTATCGTGAGCAGCCGCTAGCGTACGAGCCATCTGAAGATTGCCCATGCCATAAGAAAGCGGCGAGATGGATCTCCTGGAGCAACGCAAATCCTGGTCGTAGGTATCTGACCTGCCAGAGATCTCGGGTATGCATTCATTTGCCAGTATTTCCTTCTCCGTTCTTGCTGGATCTTTCTCCCATTCATATATTTGGCACACTTTCTTGTCCAGGTCGGAGGTTGCAGGTGGTGGCGATGGATTGATGACCCTACTACGCCCTTTCTTTGCCAACTTTTGGTCGATCTGCGCAACGCGGTGAACAACCTCCGGAGGGAGAGCACTCAGCTCAGAGGAGTCAATGCAGACCTGGAAATGGGGATTGAGGATCGAAGCACCCAGAATAATGCTTTGCGGGATGCATTGCGCAAGATGAAGGAACGAAATTAGGCTCTTGAAGAGAAGTTGGGGCAAACTGAATGCCTGCTGAATGTGAAAAACAATGGTCATCAGAAGCGGATGCTTTTTAGTGTAGTTCTGATAGTGATGCTTGTGTTTTTAGTTAGCAAGCTTGCTGCTTAGTATGATGAACTTAGAGATGCACTGCTT
Protein-coding sequences here:
- the LOC125508319 gene encoding uncharacterized protein LOC125508319; translated protein: MASSSSSTGARSSSHGGPPGYSPNPSPIPYREQPLAYEPSEDCPCHKKAARWISWSNANPGRRYLTCQRSRVGGCRWWRWIDDPTTPFLCQLLVDLRNAVNNLRRESTQLRGVNADLEMGIEDRSTQNNALRDALRKMKERN